The following proteins come from a genomic window of Lolium rigidum isolate FL_2022 chromosome 5, APGP_CSIRO_Lrig_0.1, whole genome shotgun sequence:
- the LOC124653482 gene encoding uncharacterized protein LOC124653482: protein MMTESRGQGSNLLLGGDVGEVAPESTTRSPPRLPSDPGSPAASSPRRSMEEMSESDSGSERGTKRKRVTEPRDGDSAGSGSDSSGSPFRRPKAPLMPICTEEDGTVLYGFTDDQDVMDRYHDDMQKYIKKRDRHKRMLTLAPSSVTERRTAKETESVLKCAESVLSLSAYLDGKMINQCTGIVVEVDAFRNSAIILTSAWLFCTKKPLDDWTKKEYATEAKVNVHMLDDSTLECRLMFFSKHYEIAFFEISGDISLKTLSLERNVELGQDVFLLARDTNLNLIYKRDKVQLVDPCEHQQNHYQFLNGPIPQVIVIFSPLPLRPHLFSLCYC, encoded by the exons ATGATGACGGAATCGAGGGGGCAAGGGTCCAATCTACTCCTGGGAGGAGATGTCGGCGAAGTTGCTCCGGAGAGCACTACCAGGTCACCTCCGCGGCTGCCGTCCGACCCAGGGTCGCCAGCGGCTTCGTCACCGCGTCGGAGCATGGAGGAAATGTCTGAATCGGACTCTGGGTCGGAAAGggggacgaagaggaagagggtcACCGAGCCTAGGGATGGGGATTCGGCGGGCTCTGGTTCCGACTCCTCTGGCTCTCCGTTCCGCAGGCCCAAGGCTCCCCTGATGCCCATCTGCACGGAGGAGGATGGCACCGTGCTCTACGGCTTCACTGACGACCAAGACGTCATGGACAGATACCATGATGATATGCAGAAATACATCAAGAAAAGGG ATCGTCACAAGCGGATGTTAACACTTGCACCGTCCAGTGTCACCGAACGCCGCACCGCCAAGGAGACAGAGTCTGTTCTAAAGTGTGCTGAATCGGTTCTAAGCCTTTCAGCCTACCTGG ATGGCAAGATGATAAACCAGTGCACAGGGATTGTCGTTGAGGTAGATGCATTTAGGAACTCCGCTATCATTCTCACCTCAGCATGGCTTTTCTGCACCAAGAAACCTTTGGATGATTGGACAAAAAAGGAGTACGCTACTGAGGCAAAG GTTAATGTTCATATGTTGGATGACTCAACTTTAGAATGTCGTTTGATGTTCTTCAGCAAGCACTATGAAATAGCCTTCTTTGAGATTAGTGGGGATATTTCATTGAAGACTTTGTCATTGGAACGTAATGTGGAGTTAGGCCAGGATGTATTTCTATTGGCTAGAGATACAAATTTGAATCTGATTTATAAGCGAGACAAGGTGCAACTTGTAGATCCTTGTGAACATCAGCAAAATCACTATCAATTCCTCAACGGTCCAATTCCTCAGGTTATAGTCATcttttctcctctccctctccggcCTCACCTCTTCTCCCTCTGCTACTGCTAG